One window of Pseudomonas sp. FP198 genomic DNA carries:
- a CDS encoding helix-turn-helix domain-containing protein: MDNGRYERPAAAAGGSAASDALPHILLIDDVPEDIRATLILLKTQPWRISLASDAYQGYQRALALRPDLIVLDVHMPQMDGFSLCRLLREAPATRHTPILFLSSANTSLERLEGLTVGAVDYIPKSCAPEEVLARIKIHLQLTWRAPPALHESPADPEPQGDEIVLRAAMRLIENQLDDMPSLGILAQKVGTHEKRLSAIFREHLGMTVFAYIRDARLRRGQDLLAESAMSVQDVAELVGFRNACNFTTAFRQRIGMTPSQFRQQTLGLSEIESAGRA, encoded by the coding sequence ATGGACAACGGACGATACGAAAGGCCGGCAGCGGCGGCGGGGGGCTCGGCGGCGTCCGATGCGTTGCCGCATATTCTGCTGATCGACGATGTCCCTGAAGACATCCGCGCCACGCTCATCCTGTTGAAGACCCAGCCCTGGCGCATCTCGCTCGCCAGCGACGCCTATCAAGGCTATCAACGGGCACTTGCCCTGCGCCCGGACCTGATCGTGCTGGATGTGCACATGCCACAAATGGACGGCTTCAGCCTGTGCCGGCTGTTGCGCGAGGCACCGGCCACCCGGCATACGCCGATCCTGTTCCTGTCGTCGGCGAATACTTCATTGGAGCGCCTCGAAGGGCTGACGGTCGGCGCGGTGGACTACATTCCCAAATCCTGCGCCCCCGAAGAAGTGCTGGCGCGGATCAAGATCCACCTGCAACTGACCTGGCGAGCGCCACCGGCCCTCCACGAAAGCCCGGCCGATCCGGAACCGCAAGGCGATGAAATCGTGCTGCGCGCGGCGATGCGCCTGATCGAAAACCAATTGGATGACATGCCGTCCCTCGGCATTCTCGCGCAAAAAGTCGGCACCCATGAAAAACGCCTCTCGGCGATTTTTCGCGAACACCTGGGGATGACCGTGTTTGCCTACATCCGCGACGCCCGCTTGCGGCGCGGCCAGGATCTGCTCGCCGAAAGCGCCATGAGCGTGCAAGACGTCGCCGAACTGGTGGGTTTTCGCAACGCCTGCAATTTCACCACGGCGTTCCGCCAGCGAATCGGCATGACGCCCAGTCAGTTTCGCCAGCAAACCCTGGGCCTTAGCGAAATCGAGTCGGCCGGGCGCGCCTGA
- a CDS encoding 7TM-DISM domain-containing protein translates to MLLSTGLLRAAPVDICRADQLDLMPSAQIFEDAQASLSLEQVAQLPENDFNAATSHWPTQGYSRSAFWLKWQFTNSSVEACSRMLVVGAPRLEDIRVYQPGHDAHAGGAYPLAEWPQPAARQPAFPVTLAAGQSTTVFVRATSNFQMLLEPELWSEPALLRSQQQTYLSDGLTLGIVLLVVPFGLIVGGILRSRLLSVNAGAVLSYILLTCILNGYLIYWPSALGWTRELLTCASAIAFVLFLAYFRVLLQVSQLPRIIAWSYWVPLLGCVFGRLWWLKIDPVQGALLVQIALFSFYGVLLATLFMAWRRRLSYSWMAWLVPALLLGQLLMRIFFPQEQLPWQSPQSKYSLSSTLPGVVLLVCTLIMEVSRSRHREKHALSTLEQQRQAEHERLESTVALRTSQLRESLAARSALMARISHDLRSPLVRIIDYARLLHAGPNRDYQATIERNARQQLELIDEMLEFSRGELEQMQLTLAPGYLYGFLKEIADEAGFLAARQGNSFEADLADDLPPLVEADFKRLRQVLMNLLANAAKFTRNGQIRFEVSAGPGASADTVELHFNVIDSGIGIDPQEFEQLLQPFRRGRNAQRYEGSGLGLSIVTQLLERMDSRLEPQATGQGSHFSFRLQLKCAEEHDLENGIVDNNATPFDGQGKHVLLVDDIEQNSEWLYDLLAGYGFDVSMATSGEAALACLAEQPVDLLISDQMMPGMDGWELLRQVRKRRHPLPVMLYSAVPPRRPQDYPEDLEFNAVLLKPADSRELLAWVKALACPDTTRRALAREF, encoded by the coding sequence ATGTTGTTATCCACAGGCCTGCTGCGCGCGGCGCCTGTGGATATCTGCCGGGCTGACCAGCTGGACCTGATGCCCTCGGCGCAGATTTTCGAAGACGCCCAGGCCAGCCTGAGCCTGGAACAAGTCGCCCAACTGCCCGAAAATGATTTCAACGCCGCAACTTCGCACTGGCCGACCCAAGGCTATAGCCGGTCCGCGTTCTGGTTGAAATGGCAGTTCACCAATTCGAGTGTTGAGGCATGCTCGCGCATGCTGGTCGTCGGGGCGCCGCGCCTGGAAGACATTCGTGTCTACCAGCCGGGGCATGACGCCCATGCCGGCGGCGCCTATCCCTTGGCCGAATGGCCGCAGCCAGCGGCGCGTCAGCCGGCGTTCCCGGTAACGTTGGCGGCAGGGCAGAGCACCACGGTGTTCGTCCGGGCGACAAGCAATTTCCAGATGCTGCTGGAGCCGGAGCTGTGGTCCGAACCGGCGCTGCTGCGCAGTCAGCAACAGACGTATCTGAGCGACGGGCTGACCCTCGGCATCGTCCTGCTGGTCGTCCCGTTCGGCCTGATCGTCGGCGGGATCCTCCGTTCGCGACTGCTCAGCGTGAACGCCGGCGCGGTCCTCAGCTACATCCTGCTGACCTGCATCCTCAACGGCTACCTGATCTACTGGCCCAGCGCGCTGGGCTGGACGCGTGAGCTACTGACCTGTGCCAGCGCGATCGCCTTCGTACTGTTCCTGGCCTACTTCCGCGTGTTGCTGCAGGTGTCGCAACTGCCCAGGATCATCGCTTGGAGCTATTGGGTGCCGCTGTTGGGTTGTGTTTTCGGCCGACTCTGGTGGTTGAAGATCGATCCGGTCCAGGGCGCGCTGTTAGTCCAGATAGCCCTGTTCAGTTTTTATGGCGTGCTGCTCGCCACGCTGTTCATGGCCTGGCGCAGACGCCTGAGCTACAGCTGGATGGCCTGGCTGGTCCCGGCGCTATTGCTTGGGCAACTGCTGATGCGGATCTTTTTCCCTCAGGAACAATTGCCCTGGCAGTCGCCGCAAAGCAAGTACAGCTTGTCGTCCACCCTGCCGGGCGTGGTGTTGCTGGTGTGCACGTTGATCATGGAAGTCAGCCGCAGCCGCCACCGCGAGAAGCACGCCCTGTCCACCCTCGAACAACAACGCCAGGCCGAACACGAGCGCCTGGAAAGCACCGTGGCGCTGCGCACCTCGCAACTGCGTGAATCCCTGGCGGCCCGCAGCGCGTTGATGGCGCGGATCAGCCACGACCTGCGCTCGCCGCTGGTGCGCATCATCGACTACGCGCGCCTGCTGCACGCCGGGCCCAACCGCGACTATCAAGCGACGATCGAACGCAACGCCCGCCAGCAACTGGAGTTGATTGACGAGATGCTCGAATTCTCCCGGGGCGAGCTGGAGCAAATGCAACTGACCCTCGCGCCGGGCTACCTGTACGGCTTCCTCAAAGAGATCGCCGACGAGGCGGGTTTCCTCGCCGCGCGCCAGGGCAACAGTTTCGAGGCGGACTTGGCCGATGACCTGCCGCCGCTGGTGGAGGCCGATTTCAAACGCCTTCGCCAGGTCCTCATGAACCTGCTGGCGAACGCGGCAAAATTCACCCGCAACGGCCAGATTCGCTTCGAAGTGAGCGCGGGTCCAGGCGCCAGCGCAGACACCGTGGAACTGCACTTCAACGTGATCGACAGCGGCATCGGCATCGACCCGCAAGAATTCGAACAACTGCTGCAACCGTTCCGCCGCGGCCGCAATGCGCAGCGCTACGAAGGCAGCGGGCTCGGTCTGTCCATCGTCACGCAATTGCTCGAACGCATGGACAGTCGCCTCGAGCCCCAGGCCACCGGGCAGGGCAGTCACTTCAGTTTTCGCCTGCAACTCAAATGTGCCGAGGAGCACGACCTCGAAAACGGCATCGTCGACAACAACGCCACGCCGTTCGACGGCCAGGGCAAGCATGTGCTGCTGGTGGACGACATCGAGCAGAACAGCGAATGGCTCTACGACCTGCTGGCCGGCTACGGGTTTGACGTGAGCATGGCGACCAGCGGCGAAGCGGCTTTGGCCTGCCTGGCCGAACAACCGGTCGACCTGCTGATCAGCGACCAGATGATGCCCGGGATGGACGGTTGGGAACTGCTGCGACAGGTGCGCAAGCGCCGGCACCCTCTGCCCGTGATGCTTTATTCGGCGGTGCCGCCACGCAGGCCGCAGGATTATCCAGAGGACCTGGAGTTCAACGCGGTACTGCTCAAACCCGCCGACAGCCGCGAACTGCTGGCGTGGGTCAAGGCGCTGGCCTGCCCGGACACAACGCGTCGTGCGTTGGCTCGGGAGTTCTAG
- a CDS encoding TonB-dependent receptor encodes MPGLRYRLLLIGSLSAWPWASVTAGEEAPSALTLDETTVTARRREEDPQDVPIPINVLYGEQLDEAGLHSLRDIQQRVPGLIVSGHDARYAGVGLRGFGATAYNDGLEGSVGTYVDGVYQARQGMAFTELMDIERIEVLRGPQGTLFGKNTTAGALNIITRQPTFQPEANLEASYGERGLREFRGTISGPLQDDVLAGRLNVFDSAAEGSVENLQDGSRLGDADSQGLRGQLLWTPNADFSARLIADYAEQNEAGNVLLANHYSQQTRKRAQFVGYPLAEPDPYKRETRIDAPGRPRTLQNGVSLELNWDLDEALRFTSITAYRDWDYRATRDGDSTALAVAQSETELGHRQFSQEWRLSGTAGSSVDYVAGLYYLRQQLDREIDAEFGKDAAPWFVGDQLDQLKKLFGINFTNPGQVPSMLLNGARQRFDGEQKGDSRAIFGQLSWRPIDPLELTGGLRYSHERKDGWISRDVSNLAPLTGLPPVFQAGGQLLRDIALGRGYYREDSIEEHNVSSLASASYRFSDAVMGYVSWSRGYKAGGINFDVVGPFTAPTFEPERATSLELGVKTRFWDERALLDLAVYQTDVDNYQALTYSPPTSLFAPPLRDNLINVGKVRLRGIELDSAWQLTSQLTGRLGLAWSDARYRSFPNAPCPPASGQWTCDLSGDRLYNAPEWSLSSGLDHSHPLPYGLEAFSGIDYSFRTGYYGTLEGGEGSYQPSYGLTNLRLGLRSQDRAWEVEGWVRNVFDRHYITAVYSLLGAGDYGVMTGSERTLGTTVRLRY; translated from the coding sequence ATGCCGGGTTTGCGTTACCGGTTGCTCCTGATCGGCAGTCTTTCGGCATGGCCCTGGGCGTCGGTGACCGCTGGCGAAGAGGCGCCCAGCGCCCTCACGCTCGACGAAACCACGGTGACTGCCCGACGCCGCGAAGAGGACCCGCAGGACGTGCCCATCCCGATCAACGTCCTCTACGGCGAGCAACTCGACGAGGCCGGCCTGCACTCGCTTCGAGACATTCAACAGCGCGTGCCCGGCCTGATTGTCTCTGGTCACGACGCCCGCTACGCCGGTGTCGGCCTGCGCGGCTTCGGTGCGACCGCGTACAACGATGGCCTGGAAGGCAGCGTCGGCACCTATGTCGATGGCGTCTACCAGGCGCGCCAGGGCATGGCCTTCACCGAGCTGATGGACATCGAGCGCATCGAAGTCCTGCGCGGGCCGCAAGGCACCTTGTTCGGCAAGAACACCACCGCCGGCGCCCTGAACATAATCACTCGCCAGCCGACCTTCCAGCCCGAAGCCAACCTCGAAGCCAGCTATGGCGAGCGCGGTTTGCGTGAGTTTCGCGGGACGATTTCCGGGCCGCTGCAGGACGACGTGCTGGCCGGGCGGCTCAACGTTTTCGACAGCGCCGCCGAGGGCAGCGTCGAAAACCTGCAAGACGGCAGCCGCCTCGGCGACGCCGACAGCCAGGGCCTGCGCGGCCAACTGTTGTGGACGCCGAACGCCGATTTCAGCGCTCGCCTGATCGCCGACTACGCCGAGCAAAACGAAGCCGGCAACGTCCTGTTGGCCAATCACTACAGCCAGCAAACCCGCAAGCGCGCCCAGTTCGTCGGTTATCCGCTGGCGGAGCCCGATCCTTACAAACGCGAGACCCGCATCGACGCGCCGGGCCGTCCGCGAACCCTGCAGAACGGCGTGTCGCTGGAATTGAACTGGGACCTCGACGAGGCGCTGCGCTTCACCAGCATCACCGCCTACCGCGACTGGGACTACCGCGCCACCCGTGACGGCGACAGCACCGCGCTGGCGGTGGCGCAGTCCGAAACCGAGCTCGGCCATCGGCAGTTCAGCCAGGAATGGCGCCTGTCCGGCACGGCCGGTTCGTCCGTCGACTATGTCGCCGGCCTCTACTATCTGCGCCAGCAGCTCGACCGTGAGATCGACGCCGAATTCGGCAAGGACGCCGCACCCTGGTTCGTCGGCGATCAGCTCGACCAACTGAAAAAACTCTTCGGCATCAATTTCACTAATCCAGGGCAGGTGCCTTCGATGCTGCTCAACGGCGCCCGACAACGTTTCGACGGCGAGCAGAAGGGCGACAGCCGAGCGATCTTCGGCCAGCTTTCCTGGCGTCCGATCGACCCGCTGGAACTCACCGGTGGCCTGCGCTACAGCCATGAGCGCAAGGACGGCTGGATCTCCCGGGACGTCAGTAATCTCGCCCCGCTGACCGGCTTGCCCCCGGTGTTCCAGGCCGGTGGTCAACTGCTGCGCGACATCGCCCTCGGCCGTGGTTACTACCGCGAGGACTCGATCGAAGAACACAACGTCTCCAGCCTCGCCAGCGCCAGCTACCGTTTCAGCGACGCGGTGATGGGCTACGTCAGTTGGTCGCGGGGCTACAAGGCCGGCGGCATCAACTTCGACGTGGTCGGCCCGTTCACCGCGCCGACCTTCGAGCCGGAGAGGGCCACGTCCCTGGAGTTGGGCGTGAAAACGCGCTTCTGGGATGAGCGAGCGTTGCTCGACCTTGCCGTCTACCAGACCGACGTCGACAACTACCAGGCGCTCACCTACAGCCCGCCGACCTCGCTGTTCGCGCCGCCGCTGCGGGACAACCTGATCAATGTCGGCAAAGTCCGCCTGCGCGGCATCGAACTGGATTCCGCCTGGCAACTCACCTCGCAACTCACCGGGCGCCTCGGCCTGGCCTGGAGCGATGCGCGCTACCGCAGCTTCCCCAACGCGCCGTGCCCGCCGGCCTCGGGCCAATGGACCTGCGACCTCAGCGGCGACCGCCTCTACAACGCACCGGAATGGAGCCTCAGCAGCGGCCTCGACCACAGCCATCCGCTGCCCTATGGTTTGGAAGCTTTCAGCGGCATCGACTACAGCTTTCGCACCGGCTACTACGGCACCCTCGAAGGCGGCGAAGGCAGCTATCAACCGAGCTACGGCCTGACCAACCTGCGCCTTGGCCTGCGCAGCCAGGACCGCGCGTGGGAAGTGGAAGGCTGGGTGCGCAACGTCTTCGACCGCCACTACATCACCGCCGTCTATTCACTGCTCGGCGCTGGCGACTACGGCGTCATGACCGGCAGCGAACGCACCCTCGGCACCACCGTCAGACTTCGCTATTGA
- a CDS encoding sensor domain-containing diguanylate cyclase, producing the protein MNLRTFIRSYCLNSRLATNALTRLHKFLSSLAAYLAQQGFDSRTWPAPRDEGALDRYLSDVCPELAATVFSHARDGVIMVDAFGRIIGVNEAFTRLTGYAQDEVQGRELNSHRMVRRLAAFYAPMKNALDFHGHWSGEIQSSHKDGREMTSRISISAVHDRHGNVQHYVALCSDMTQMKQRLQLLERDARYDALTQLPNRLLLAERMRQALGKARLHQQKVAIAFIDLDGFKALNDSYGHDWGDRVLQIVAARINATLREGDTLARLGGDEFVAGLVGLQEVEDSESLLKRMLAAANAPILIGAQTVEIAASIGVAFYPEHGLEVDALISKADQAMYLSKKAGGNRLAFCPTRFISVNSEV; encoded by the coding sequence ATGAACCTACGCACCTTCATTCGCAGCTACTGCCTCAACTCCAGGCTCGCTACGAATGCCCTGACCCGCCTGCATAAATTCCTTTCTTCCCTGGCCGCCTATCTGGCGCAGCAGGGTTTTGATTCCAGGACCTGGCCCGCGCCCCGTGACGAAGGTGCGCTGGACCGTTACCTCAGCGACGTTTGCCCGGAGCTGGCCGCGACGGTGTTCAGCCATGCCCGCGACGGGGTGATCATGGTCGATGCGTTTGGTCGGATCATCGGCGTGAACGAGGCGTTTACGCGGCTTACCGGTTACGCGCAGGACGAGGTGCAGGGGCGGGAGTTGAATTCTCATCGCATGGTGCGGCGGCTCGCGGCGTTTTATGCACCGATGAAGAATGCGCTGGATTTCCACGGGCATTGGTCCGGTGAGATTCAAAGCAGCCACAAGGACGGCCGGGAGATGACGTCGCGGATCAGCATCAGTGCGGTGCATGACCGTCACGGCAACGTTCAGCACTATGTGGCGCTGTGCAGCGACATGACGCAGATGAAGCAGCGCTTGCAGTTGCTGGAGCGGGATGCGCGGTATGACGCGCTCACGCAATTGCCCAATCGCTTGTTGCTGGCCGAGCGGATGCGCCAGGCGTTGGGCAAGGCGCGCCTGCATCAGCAGAAGGTGGCGATCGCGTTTATTGACCTGGATGGGTTCAAGGCGCTGAACGACAGTTATGGCCATGACTGGGGCGATCGGGTGTTGCAGATTGTCGCGGCGCGGATCAACGCGACGTTGCGTGAAGGCGACACGCTGGCGCGCCTCGGCGGTGACGAGTTTGTCGCCGGGCTGGTGGGTTTGCAGGAGGTGGAGGACAGCGAGTCGTTGCTCAAGCGGATGCTGGCGGCGGCGAATGCGCCGATCCTGATTGGTGCGCAGACGGTGGAGATTGCCGCGAGTATCGGCGTGGCGTTTTATCCGGAGCATGGGCTGGAGGTCGATGCGCTGATCAGCAAGGCGGATCAGGCCATGTACCTGTCGAAGAAGGCTGGCGGCAATCGTCTGGCGTTTTGTCCGACGCGGTTCATTTCGGTCAATAGCGAAGTCTGA
- a CDS encoding Rho-binding antiterminator has product MDTYKPLHCDLHDYVEIACLCGYMLDIELIDRQHLTARAITTRTASTREEFLEVETADGCQEIRLDRLLAITPLDKHARFGRVVLAVDGHAAL; this is encoded by the coding sequence ATGGATACCTATAAACCGCTGCACTGCGACCTGCATGACTATGTGGAGATCGCTTGCCTGTGCGGCTACATGCTGGATATTGAGCTGATCGACCGCCAGCACCTGACGGCCCGCGCGATCACCACACGAACCGCCAGCACACGGGAGGAATTTCTCGAAGTCGAAACCGCTGACGGTTGCCAGGAGATTCGCCTCGATCGCTTGTTGGCGATTACACCGCTGGATAAGCACGCCAGGTTTGGCCGGGTTGTGCTGGCGGTGGATGGTCACGCCGCCCTTTGA
- a CDS encoding DUF6124 family protein: MAKVTPNPPAADESVSRAQSAPNKKLEDATNRALNFYLKPKPEGEASGNYSTLFLIDPDVDTECLLANLSESLASANAMISDLAFDLEGSRRHVALGILQVIELSELLANRALDIVEER, encoded by the coding sequence ATGGCAAAAGTCACCCCAAACCCACCTGCGGCAGACGAATCCGTATCCCGCGCCCAATCCGCCCCCAACAAGAAACTCGAAGACGCCACCAACCGCGCGTTGAATTTCTATCTGAAACCCAAGCCTGAGGGTGAAGCCTCCGGCAACTACAGCACGCTTTTCCTTATTGATCCGGATGTGGATACGGAGTGCTTGCTTGCGAATCTGAGCGAGAGCCTGGCTTCGGCGAATGCGATGATCAGTGATTTGGCGTTTGATCTGGAAGGGTCGAGGCGGCATGTTGCGTTGGGGATTTTGCAGGTGATTGAGTTGAGTGAGCTGTTGGCGAATAGGGCTTTGGATATTGTGGAGGAGAGGTAG